In one Macaca nemestrina isolate mMacNem1 chromosome 2, mMacNem.hap1, whole genome shotgun sequence genomic region, the following are encoded:
- the LOC105470887 gene encoding somatostatin — translation MLSCRLQCALAALSIVLALGGVTGAPSDPRLRQFLQKSLAAAAGKQELAKYFLAELLSEPNQTENDALEPEDLSQAAEQDEMRLELQRSANSNPAMAPRERKAGCKNFFWKTFTSC, via the exons ATGCTGTCCTGCCGCCTCCAGTGCGCGCTGGCTGCGCTGTCCATCGTCCTGGCCCTGGGCGGTGTCACCGGCGCTCCCTCGGACCCCAGACTCCGTCAGTTTCTGCAGAAGTCCCTGGCTGCTGCCGCGGGGAAGCAG GAACTGGCCAAATACTTCTTGGCAGAGCTGCTCTCTGAACCCAACCAGACGGAGAATGACGCCCTGGAACCCGAAGATCTGTCCCAGGCTGCTGAGCAGGATGAAATGAGGCTTGAGTTGCAGAGATCTGCTAACTCAAACCCAGCTATGGCACCCCGAGAACGCAAAGCTGGCTGCAAGAATTTCTTCTGGAAGACTTTCACATCCTGTTAG